In Planococcus citri chromosome 4, ihPlaCitr1.1, whole genome shotgun sequence, the genomic window CTGGAATGGCTCAACAAGTGGTCGTGCTTCGTGCTTGGCACATAAGAAAATAGATAGTGTGGAATTAGGTACGAGTATTCTCTGTAAACAAAAGTATTACTCTGTAGATTGTGATAttatactttgatttttttattacttgaTACGAAAATCTCTGACGAAAGATTTTGAATAGAATTTCTTCAGAgtagagtgatttttttgaggCGGGAGCTAGAATGAAAAAACTTAATGTTTCAAATGCcatcagtttcaatttttttgtgaaaatttctcaaattttttgtatgtattttaaaataaatgtttacAACTTTTGAAAGGTAATCTGCCATTCAGATCCCACCCCCACCCCATGAAATGATCTCAAATTTCCCATTTTCTGTGATGAAAAatactgattaaaaaaaaaaatcactacctattgagaaatgattttttaccttcaaaaaacgaaataattctatgaaaaaaagaaaaacgaagagCAACGAAGTCGTACAACTTTTTCTTTTAATGAAgtcaattaataaatttttacaaaactttgtttttgagattgttttgagcaaaatttaaaaagctcattatttatgtattaaacgatttttttttcaattttcaatttactttcaTTGGATCACCCTGTACAATCTAATTTGATCCAATCGTTTGTGAATGAACTCCATCtcaatcaaatcgttcgcgagtgattcactatTCAATCCCAACTACAACCTTTTTCTCATTTGTGAATTTAATCAACTTAACTATTGTGATAAAGAACGTTAGTGAACGACTCGAGTTTATAAAATCGTGCACAAGTGATTCAGTCTCATTGTGTAAATATTGAATGGATCATTTGTGACTTGTGAGTGACTCCCCTTTACATTCGACTCCCATTTGCTGTGCTTAAAACGTCAAGTTttccaaataagaaaaaaaaatcatcaatttccagggtgtctaacactcctatttatcctataTATCCTATAAAAGTCCTTTTAtttgcctatgacacctttttgtccttttagtgtcctatttttcaacaattttatccaaaagtcctatttttttccaatatgactttttcaaattttcaattttcccccctttctttccggaattttgaacttgtagaaaagagatgatttgtcgacttttgtagaacttgaatcacacatttttgagagcttctgccctcgcttcgctcgggctatttgcgtTTACTTTTCCCAATATgtaacttattgttcaaattcaagaaatgttcaaagtttgaatcagaaagatAAACTCCTCCTTCTTTATCAAATTACCGATTTctttttacttctcagcaaaacatgaattttttgaaaacttttagcttagccttgcttcactcaggtttgtttgcttttctttttcaagtttgaatttttcttttctttttgttgaattggggtgttgaatcatcatttaaattttaaaattttgtagcaaaataatATAAGTAACTTATCactaaaaaaacatcgtttttatacctctcaaaatactgaatttctaaagcttttgccctcgcttcgctcgggcccgttagcttttcttttccgattttatattttcaaaaaatcataatttaaatttcaaaattttgaagcaaaacattcgaaaaatttgtgcttttttccaaattttccattaatttttttacatttttttaaaaatttgttattttgaaacaagtttttcattcaccaaatttcattacattgacaagaacctaaatacatcaaaaattgtaatgataaaattacctttTCGACGTACGCTTGCTTGAAAATGATCTTGgaatgtttgaagacattggataagcgaaaaatttgaatgtaaagtTTTGCCTCGCCCACTGCATGcctccccctcttgaaaaataccaagtgttcaaaaactgtcctgttGAAAGTTCCGCTAAAATTCCTGtcgctaaaaacttgaatatcaattttgaccccccccccttacattacaaaattccacagtaatgctggaaaaattacctgctgaaagtcctgctagAAGTCCtataaaagtcctattttttcattttgaaattttgttagacaccctgatttcaagttaattttgttggtaatcttttaaaaataaccacgctctgctaccatgtcgtgaattggcttttttttcaatgattaaaTGGTTTATTTTTAGTGATCAAGTCATTATTTATTACTCTTAAGTCTTAACCTTATTAAATGTAGGTGTCTttcaggtgatttttttgtatttaatcgaatcgttcgcgaacgattccatCACCTTTCATTGAATCATTTCCGTTTGTCGATGAAATGAAGCCAATATTATACTTTAttgtcattttgattttagcgagttggaaaatattaaaatcgcATCAAAGGAATTCATTCTTGAACGATTCATTCAGCAATgatgtcgttcgcgaatgatttagtCAAATTATTGAATTGAATCGTTCATGATCAAGGCTTATATTGTACAGTACAGGCCACAGGGTGTcctggagaaattttcaattaattgaaCCGCCAGCAGCACTCAAGCAGCAGCAACAAAAGCCGTTCATTTATGCAATAAGAGCCTAACTGTTCATGGGAGGATAAAAAGTGTACCACTACCACTTcctcaatttcttgaaaaatgaaatgtttggtGTAATATGTAgaaaggggagggggtacaATATTCacacacaaaatttcagccaaatcggtttaaaaaaaacacaattttcaccttggaaaattcaactcttttcgCTCTATAGAGCGTTTTATGGGCTGGATTTGGCTCATTTTTGGCATgcaaattttttagaactttctGAACATGTATGTCGAAAATGAGCCGAATACGGCTCATTGTAACGCTCTACTGAGcgaaaagagttgaattttccatgggaaaaatcacagaaaatttgaatcttTCATTATGGGGCCAAATTCGGAAAAGCTCTTACATACTCTCAGAGATTATTTTTACCAAGATTGTATGTAGGTTGCTCACATCACACATGTAATAATAACAGCACTTTGTTCATGATATTCAGGATTACCAACCGActtcttcgagaaaaaaaatgtctagagGGACCTAAATCAAAATATGAAGACGAAGACCCACTGACCCATTATGCGAAAAATAAGTCATATTTGGATCATACGACGCTCTACATGTAAACAGTGGTGCCAACCTTCATGAcattgatttttccaaaaatgtctaaaaactttttcaaaggtatcaaaatctcaaaatttacataaaattcaaaaaaatgctagttttttaaaaacggaattggaatttttcaaaattttagctcttgTTCTTCACTAtagcaaatttttttcctttcaccCCCACCCCTCACTACTAGTTTCTTCCCATCCTCTTTGCATTTGTgagttgtaaaaataaaaagttgacataaaatacttgaaaattaaaaaaaaattgcgataattttgttcaaattatctaataaactcaatttttaaaaaaatatttgctcGACTCACTAATACCTCATAGTCCTTCTTGAAATAATCtccagttttaaattttgagtttcaagaTGATTTCACCaatcttgaaactttttttttcttaatataCTTACTACAGACTCTCGACAGTCTAGACTCATTTCGACTTTTGATGGGCAACGTTAGTTTTAAGAAACAGCTTTTAGTCTGATCGATGAAAAAGCCAACATCAGAATCTCTGTGGTAGTTGTCTGTACACACATATGAGATCGCAAATATACTCTATTCTCGGATATCAAGGTTTTGTTGACCTTTATAGGCCATAGGCCGGTTCTTATGACAGCTTATATGAGCTTAGTGTCTGCGAAATACAGCCTTGAACTGAACAAATCGTACATAAAACCggaatggcgattttttttttttttgtagaaacgcGTAGTTTAGTTTCGAGTATAGGTAAAGTACACTTTAATATAATATATCTCGTATACAATATTCGAGCTTTCAGCGTATACTTTGGAGTTgtgttggttggttggttggttgttTGGTTGGTGGgtgaattttcattcgtttcgATATCGAAGCCTCTAACGAGGATTTGTTGTTTATCTTGCgataatgtttaaaattttcttccgGCATAATGAACGTAAATTCCGAATGTGGTTAGAGAGAGAAATATAGGTAAAGAAACATCGTAAGCGTGACGTAAGTTTCGCAGCTTAAATAACCATTTTTACCTATATAAAGTTGCCTACCTGCGTCAGCTTCGACGATGACGATTGAAAAATAAGCATATTTTACTCGAATCGAATTGAAAAGGCGTTCTTTTAGgtatttttgttattgtttttcgAGGGGTTTAATACagtatgtacatataagatGCTCGTAATAATTATCACTGTGGGTATCGCGGGCGTTTATTCGGTGTTCGATAATAAATATCTATATGTACTGGTATTATGTAGTTTGATGCATAATTACATAATATATACGATAACACCTTGAAGGGGATCatttgtgatgaaatttctCGATAGGTGGTTTACATAGTTTATCGGAAACGTTTCTCGCGTTTCGTgtattttgcaacaattttttctccaattttaataTTAGTTTATCATCTTTGCCATTAAAAGAGAGAATAATTTCCAACGTACCAACCAACTCTGTATCGATGTAGGATTCATTTCGAACAGTTGATAGTCTCAGTAGAGGTGACATCTGTTATCGTACAAGCtgttaaatttctaaaaataataagCACGAGGTACTtacgtcgagttttttttccttcgatttaaatttctaagctatttattaaaaaatttattatatttgAATATTAATAATACCTACACGAAATGGAATGGTCGATAAGATTAAAATAGATAAATTCGTGTGCTCGACCATCGTGTCTTTTAAGTTTTAATTTGCATGAAAATCCGTCATATTTTCCAAATAGCATCTTGTCAGTCAAGGTACCCGGTTATTTCTTTCATTCTGTAGtcggaaaaaaaatgataatttcatgCTCGATTCCAGCAatttttgagttaattttttttccttcatgcACGTAAATTATTTTACGAACGACAAATTCGAGTGCTTTAATTCAATTGTAGGTACgactgcaatttttcatttttttttctgcttcctCGTTGATGTTATAGTATTACGTAATTAAGTATTTCTCATGGTACATACAGTATTCGTTATAATCATTTGTTACGCTTCAGGTATCTTTAGACTATTTTGAACGCTGCTAAAAATTATCTGATactagtaggtaatttttcaagttgagaaaattgtcgaggttttttttgcgaatacaattttttcttcgtatcATTTTTGTATCTCGATCTCTCGAGTACTGAAATTGATTTCGCAATGTGATAcaatatgtaatttttaaatatcattGAGAGTCGAGATGCCTGGTTTTGAAGTTGAATAAATAGTCTAATCACAAAATGTAAGGGACAAAGCTAGGTTACTGTTCAACTGTTCTGAGGAAATCTGAATcaaaatacttatttaaaaaataatttataaataaataatttgtatTAGTTAATTTACttagctagttttttttttttttttttttttaatgaatgaaataaactaacctatatttttgatttttctgttaCAGTCCCACGCTAGCGGTAAAGCACGATGGTTAGGAGAATGCGCCTTCATCAGCGGGAATAACAAAACCGAATCGGAAAGAATGCTAAAACCAATTTCAACGgaaaaagatacaaaaatatTTAACCGTAGAAATATGTAAATTATTTATGTTGTGTTCTTGCGTTGCTAAAGAgagttttatgtatttttttctttttcgttttcgttttttttttgcgtcgtTGTGTCAGTGATGAGGCATATCGCACGCCAGTCTTCGGTATTTTACCTtgctaaatatgtacctaaagaGGGTAGTATTCACTTTCATTTAATTATTTCCGCGTTTAGGGTGTTTATATAAAAATGAAGTACCGTGTaatataaataatttgtaaCATATATTAAatgtttaattttaattttttatataaaaaaataaagatgtaaaattatttttttctatgtttttgtGTTAGATTATTGCGATGGTGTAGAGTAAAGGAGATTTTATTTGATTCCAGTAAGAGAAACTTGGAGCAATTCTtcgatataaaattgaaaaaaaaactacagatgagagaaaattgaattatttttaattattaattgagatttttaaaaaattatgaatttcatttatgaaatttaGTATCAAAGTAATCTCATGAAATAAATGAGAGGCCGAAGCTGAAAATCAGGCCAAAtgttaaaatcattttatttgatTCTAGTAAGAGAAACTTGGAGCTATTCTtcggtataaaattgaaaaaaaaactacagatgagagaaaattgaattacttTTAATTAttgattgagatttttaaaaaattatgaatttcatttatgaaatttaGTATCAAAGTAATCTCATGAAATAAATGAGAGGCCGAAGCTGAAAATCAGGCCAAAtgttaaaatcattttatttgatTCTAGTAAGAGAAACTTGGAGCAATTCTTcagtataaaattgaaaaaaaaactacagatgagagaaaattgaattacttTTAATTATTGATTGagattcttaaaaaattatgaatttgaagagtgatattccaaaactcgctttgtccattttcacaacttttcaggagagaggaaaaacagtttccctttaaacgggtaaattggctttttaggcaagtttagcactttatttgggtggatttatgatgtaggagtgtaggtatacatttcatccactaaatactgctgaaaaaaatttcaataaaaatggacaaaacgcgtttcggaacgttattttttttaaaatttttagtgaattggctatttaggtgagtttaacacctcattttggtaggttgatgaggtaggaatgtgagttaatacttcatctaccaggtaccactgaaaacccaactttgataaaaatggacaaagcgagttttggaatatcactcttcatttcatTTATGAAATTCAGTATCAAAGTAATCTCATGAAATAAATGAGAGGCCGAAGCTGAAAATCAGGCCAAAtgttaaaatcattttatttgatTCTAGTAAGAGAAACTTGGAGCAATTCTTcgacataaaattgaaaaaaaaaactacagatgagagaaaattgaattatttttaattattgattgagatttttaaaaaatgatgaatttcatttatgaaatttaatatCGAAGTAATCTCATAAAATTAGACACCGAAACTGAAAATCAGGCCAAATGTTGAAATCAATCAGTGACATCAACTTAATCGAAATCTCTATCCCCTCTCATTGTATAGCATccattgaaaatatattttaaaaattcactattaAAATTACAACATGTTacttaaaaagtgaaaaataaagttCCAATGAATGGCCATTGATATAGCCTAATCTAGAGAAACAAAACAGCACCCACGGACTTTTGGCTTTGAAAAAACGCCTGCGTACCGCTAACTATTCCGCATTTCCTCGATtacctgaaaagaaaaaataaagtacagtaaaattaattgaaatagcAGTTTTAGTCTTATCAACAGAACATTAAATccatcaaaaatcgaaacgaAATAATACAATAACGATAAACTTTCCATACTTGTATGTGTAACTGTATCTAAGGAAACACTTACACTGAATTCGAGGCCGGTAATTTTGGCTATGAACTGATTATCCGAACCGATTTCAATCATTCTTTGAGCCATTTCCATTGTTGCTTCCATTTTTATCATGTCAACGTGTCTCAAATGggaatcataaaaattcaattcgtagTCTGTAAATCTCATCACTTCTATATTTTGTAATGCGGTACGAACTTCGGAGGTTTTAAAGGTTTTTATCAAATCTACTTCATCTGCATGTAGAAATTTATATGTCTTCATAAAGAACGCCCACCATTCTTCCAGCGGCGTTTTCAACGAATCGACATCAGCTTTGCATTTATCGAATTCCAGTACATGCATCGTAACACACTCCGACGGATATTGCATCTTTGTGTTACGTTCCATTAAAATGAATTCGGTATGGAACGGATATTGAGCAGGAAGAATACTATGGTTTGATAAATGTATACTAATAGTTTTCGGCATCGAGGAATTCTTGTAGGAATCTCGGGGACCCAACTGATCCAAGCAGTCTGAATGATATTTTGACATGGACTGGACAGCGCGAGTGTCGTAGTTCTCGTCTTGTGCGACTTGGATCTCAATATTGAAGCGTTTTATCAATTCGGGCGATTCGCGTTCCTGTACGGCTTCTAAGTGGAAACCGAGCTGCTTCTCCAAAAGACTCAGTTTTTCTATGTTCGTGATACGATCCTCTTCTCGTACTATTGAATTAATAAGGGATTTCAATAATGGTTTACTTTCCGGGTCACGACCAAATGTCTTTTCGAAGATGAGGTAATGGAATGGTAGAATCCGGCGTGTTAGTACTCTGGAATAGAATCGACGATGGTCATGCAGATGAAGAACACGACtgattttagtgattttcatcattttgttgaTCTTGATACTGTGGTTTCAGGATCCCAATACtattcaaatacatataaaaaatcgaataaaataaaataacgcgCACGAACAATACACACCGTAGGTATCATCGAAATTTATTTCATCATGCTTAATATTCTACTGTACACTGATAACAGATTCTTTAATGGAAGATGGAAGTCCTGGAAGTGCAGTCCCTTGGCTAGATAGGTAATTACCTAgttgaagtttttaattttaatctgcaacttaggtactttaattttacgtacctattacctaccatAAATTAATCGTAAAATGAAGTCATCATTGGAAGCCATTCActattaaattcaatttttagtaaatagcGAATtaactgcttcaaaataatgtcTGAAATAGTGAGCCACATACTCAATAACAAATCAATCTGTAATATTTGATAAATGATTCATTTCTTTTGAGGATTCGTGATATTTTTCTCCAGAATGTCTTGATATCTTTCATTTTATACATAACTATTGAAAATGTATTAATCGACAACTACTGTGCTGTGATTTCAGATTCATCAACCAACCCAAGATGGTCTGTAAATTCCCTCAATATTCCTCCTTCGAAGACAGGATGAAATCATTTTGATAAGTGGCCAGAATCTATGAAAATGAAACCTTCAACTCTGAGtgaagcaggattttttttaccttggTATGCTTTTGgaaatattatgtacctactcttttaTCACTTTCGATTTTAATCAACGTTCGATGTTCAATTTATTACAGGCCATGACGATCGTGCTGTCTGTTTCCACTGCGAGGGTGGGGAAGGAATTTGATGAACCTTGGGTTCATGAGTTGAGCATGCTTAGTGGTTTCCCAAATgtaaatttgttttaaacgttAAAATGACAAGAATTTATTTATAAAGATGTTGGTAAAAAGGCAGAAATAATCTCTGCTCAGGTATATTTTCCTATATCAATCCTACTTATTTTTAGCAGTCTGTATGGCTGGATTTCTGTTAGGTAATTCATTTtccaattgatttttattttctgtttatttCACATATCAGAAATCCAATTATTCATTCCAAGTGAGCCTGGTGATATATTTCTTTTTAATGTCgttgaaatatgtaggtactaattTGTTTTAATTCTCGTCTCAGGAAAAAGAAACAGTCGAATAGATCTGGGAAAGAAGCCAACCTCATCGCTGCTGCAGAAACAGCaataaaaactctgaaaatagaaaaaaaaaatatgaaagtgttgtaaaattttcgaaaaacactCAAACgttgataaattgataaaaaaaaaaacacccaaaaattaaagcattaaaatttctgcaaatgagcaaaaaaaagttatgaaatttgtgtcaaattaaacaaaattagGCAaataaaattccagaaaaatgcatttaaaatacgttaaaataatgcaaaataatattcaaatcattaaaaaatgaaaattaacaaaacgtaataaaatttcagcaaagtttgccaaaaattcgggagagttttaaaatcatgttgaaattaggtaaaaatatttaaaaaagaatttaaaaaactgtaaatcccaataaaaaataaaaaataaaaaataaaaaaagataaaatatcagtaaaacttgacaaaaataagGCAAAAagacgttgaaaatttaaatcatgaatttcagtgaaatttcacaaacACAAACTGAGTACAAAATGCACGATACTACGATACTAACGTATTCTATtataaatctgttgaaatggcATAGAAATCCGAAAAAAGACATTAAAATTGACATAAATtagtaaaaagtaaaatagctgaaaatttccaaaagttgatgAAACTGAGATAAACTTGTCAAAAGTTTCTTAAAACATCGttcaaagttgataaatttcctatatcaaaatttgagtaaaatgtagtaaaaattcAAGAGTACCTAAAGTAATGTCATCTAATGAAAAGAACAAAGGGCAAAAAAATCGTGAACGTGATCGATGGGTAAGAATTTAAGAATAACAAGTCACGGATcacagctttaaaaaaattattcgaatcacgaatcTAATCAAAACATCCTAAACCCGAATtatgattattgattttgaatcatTCTTAATTATAACTTCGTCGGAAATATTTCTAACTCTCCTTAAAGTTAAATAAGTAGTCTAATTACAAAATATAAAGGCGACTGCGACACCTTTTCAAATGGGACAAAATGCAAACAAATTTCACTACGTACAcagtgtattttaaaaatacattaattACATTTATTTTCGCATGAATAATAATTCACTTGTTAAAATTAACCGAtcgtaagtataaaaatagaatatattcaaaaaaaaaaatcgtgaaagacAATAAGATCattggagaaaaaaacacacatattATATCGAGAAATTCTcagcacaaaaaatttaatataaaaaattaccttaatttaattaattctcTATTAGCTACACGACACAATATATTAAAATCTTCTCGTAAACCACATCGCCAGAACGGCGATCGGCCCCAAATCGTGGCAGGAAAATTAGGACTTTCAATTCCGTGGAATATCTTGGCAATCGATCTTCCGGTAAAAGTGCAGTCTCTGTAACTGGACACAATTCGGTGGACATCGCAAGCGATTGTTACTTCGCTTGAAACAGCGCTGCTAGAAGGCTATAAAACAACGTATTATTTTTAGAGTACtgaaatttacaataattatgCGATAAATTGAACGGATTAAAGAATTACCGGTTCCGGAATGGAAGAAGAATTACTGTCTTCAGAAAAGTACTGAGCGattgcattttttaaactgtTACTCCTTTCCGAGAGATCTTCATTTTGTAAGGTTTTTTCAACGGTTCCGAAAGAATACCTGAaagatgataaattttaaaGTCGATTAATTAATACGAACCAAcgtattaaaaatatcaaatttaaatattttgaaaactaatcaTACAAGTGGAAAGTTTCGAAGCAAGTGTGTAATTGATAGAGGGATTTTTTCTCTTGAGATTGAACCGTCGAGTACAACGTATCCAAAACATCGTCGATTTGTTCCGGCGTTAGATTACCGCTGGATGAAACGTGGAATCCCAAGTCTTGAAATTTCACTATTAATCCGGTTTTCTTGGGTTTATCGTTCACTGAAAATGGCAccaaaaaaatgctcgaaattaCGAACGAATAAATGATTGATTTTCGAGATGAAAATGATCAATACCTCGAGTCCATTCGCACTgtttcagttcatttttcacGATTCCACTTTTCCAGGAAATTTTATCGGCTAATTCAATAACTGAAAATTCTAACTGGCTGGCAATTTCTTCGTTCGAATCTTTACATTGTTCTGCAATAGCGTAAGCTAAAGGAGCGCactgaaaaagtaaacaaacgtcgagtcattctaaaaaaaaaaatttgaataaaaatagaaaacacgTTACTTTTTTAGCAGCATTTTTCAAAGCTCTAATTCCTCCATATGACTGAATCGTACAAGTGGTATAAGTGGGCGGTAACACTTGAACGACTTTCTCAGGTAAGAATTCCAAATAGCATAATAACGTTGTGATATTTTCTTGATTTAGGTCCAAAGCTCCGACAGTTTTTTCAACCGAAAATGCCACCTCGTGTTTTTTACATTCACCTTCGCATTTACACGACTTGAAAACGTTCTGTAAAAGCTTCCTAATAATGTGTCTATCCACcgagttggcaaaaatttgtcGTTTCAGTTCGGGTAAATCGTTTCCCTGCGATTTAACAATCAAAGTTATAAGAATC contains:
- the LOC135842393 gene encoding uncharacterized protein LOC135842393 produces the protein MMKITKISRVLHLHDHRRFYSRVLTRRILPFHYLIFEKTFGRDPESKPLLKSLINSIVREEDRITNIEKLSLLEKQLGFHLEAVQERESPELIKRFNIEIQVAQDENYDTRAVQSMSKYHSDCLDQLGPRDSYKNSSMPKTISIHLSNHSILPAQYPFHTEFILMERNTKMQYPSECVTMHVLEFDKCKADVDSLKTPLEEWWAFFMKTYKFLHADEVDLIKTFKTSEVRTALQNIEVMRFTDYELNFYDSHLRHVDMIKMEATMEMAQRMIEIGSDNQFIAKITGLEFSVIEEMRNS